The following proteins are encoded in a genomic region of Ovis canadensis isolate MfBH-ARS-UI-01 breed Bighorn chromosome 12, ARS-UI_OviCan_v2, whole genome shotgun sequence:
- the LOC138415918 gene encoding large ribosomal subunit protein eL34-like, whose protein sequence is MVQRLTYRRRLSYNTASNKTKLSRTPGNRIVYPYTKKVGKAPKSACGVCPGRLRGVRAVRPKVLMRLSKTKKHVSRAYGGSMCAKCVRDRIKRAFLTEEQIVVKVLKAQAQSQKAK, encoded by the coding sequence ATGGTGCAGCGTCTGACCTACCGTCGTAGGCTGTCCTACAATACAGCCTCTAACAAAACCAAGCTGTCCAGAACCCCTGGTAATAGAATTGTTTACCCTTATACCAAGAAGGTTGGGAAAGCACCAAAATCTGCATGTGGTGTGTGCCCAGGCCGACTTAGAGGGGTTCGTGCTGTGAGACCAAAAGTTCTCATGAGGTTGtctaaaacaaagaaacatgtCAGCCGAGCATATGGTGGTTCCATGTGTGCTAAATGTGTCCGCGACAGGATCAAGCGCGCTTTCCTTACTGAAGAGCAGATCGTTGTGAAAGTATTGAAAGCACAAGCACAGAGTCAGAAagctaaataa